Proteins from one Brevinematia bacterium genomic window:
- the ruvB gene encoding Holliday junction branch migration DNA helicase RuvB, translating into MEDILSPKKFREEETYEEDIRPRTLDEFIGQEKIKNNLRVFIESSKKRNEPLDHVLLSGPPGLGKTTLAKIIAKELDVNFVHTVSNAFQKSGDLVAILTNLQRGDVLFIDEIHRLKPSLEEILYSAMEDFTVSVMIGEGPGAKSIKIPLPKFTLIGATTRVGLLTSPLISRFGILLRLDYYLDDDMSKICRRTCKLLGLEISDEGIREIARRSRGTPRILNRIVRRVRDFAVVEGINRIDVSFIKRVLEELEIDEEGLDEVDRKILTTIIEKYQGGPIGLKTLSASIGEEEETIEDVYEPFLIQKGFIKRTPRGRVATEFAYKHLNFKKSDDSLF; encoded by the coding sequence ATGGAAGATATCCTTTCTCCTAAGAAATTTAGAGAAGAGGAGACTTATGAAGAAGATATTCGCCCAAGAACTCTAGATGAGTTTATTGGGCAGGAAAAGATAAAAAACAACCTAAGAGTATTTATTGAATCTTCAAAGAAGAGGAATGAACCCTTAGATCATGTTTTACTTTCTGGCCCACCAGGACTAGGGAAAACGACACTTGCAAAAATAATTGCAAAGGAGTTAGATGTTAACTTTGTTCACACGGTTTCCAATGCTTTTCAGAAAAGCGGAGATCTTGTTGCAATACTTACCAATCTCCAGAGAGGTGATGTTTTATTCATAGATGAGATACATAGGCTCAAACCCTCTCTTGAGGAAATACTATACTCTGCGATGGAAGACTTTACTGTTTCTGTTATGATAGGAGAAGGCCCCGGGGCTAAAAGTATAAAGATTCCCCTACCGAAATTTACTTTGATTGGAGCAACAACAAGAGTAGGACTCCTTACATCTCCACTTATCTCAAGGTTCGGAATCCTCCTAAGACTTGACTATTACTTAGATGACGATATGAGCAAGATATGCAGAAGAACTTGCAAGCTTCTAGGTTTAGAAATCTCAGATGAAGGGATAAGAGAAATAGCTAGAAGATCAAGAGGCACTCCTAGAATCTTAAACAGAATTGTCAGAAGAGTCAGAGACTTTGCAGTAGTTGAAGGCATAAACAGAATAGATGTTAGCTTCATAAAAAGAGTTCTAGAAGAGCTTGAAATAGATGAAGAAGGACTAGACGAAGTTGATAGGAAGATCTTGACTACAATCATAGAGAAATATCAAGGAGGCCCTATAGGGCTAAAAACCCTATCTGCAAGTATTGGTGAAGAAGAAGAAACAATTGAAGATGTATATGAACCCTTCCTCATTCAGAAGGGATTTATAAAGAGAACCCCCAGGGGCAGAGTTGCTACTGAATTTGCCTACAAACACCTAAACTTCAAAAAATCCGATGATTCACTGTTTTGA